In Gemmatimonadota bacterium, one genomic interval encodes:
- a CDS encoding GMC oxidoreductase, whose amino-acid sequence MTRLDNEFQHDADVIVIGSGFGGSVAASRLVDAGRSVLLLERGPWRDTVPVREAGITNTRPLPRNGGITSVIRSLHPPFGPKRGIRLNRSGFLDLWIGQGVKAVCTSGMGGGSHIWAAMLEQPPEGFWNGRAAGLSDDVLAGHYDRTLQELKGVQPPDPARVPNHTDHAWAGEDYFTPLGPGEQPPMAVLYPEQDSAPQPQTDEHGIVRMPMDFHKEHGMFGSPDGSKSTVDALYLLPAMQKGLAVRPMHEVRAIFRQGNGGYRVKVHDLDKRRDLFFSAPEVVLAAGTMNTNHVLLHSCRKGGLDALPELGKGFGANGDLIGSWPVPEDGSRDSVLGPPVHGRVRIKGHEDSAYVILAAGDTPPVPGFLYAKARAKAGRAFDVVAMSQDAADGLVRMDKGRMKFSFSMDGSPSYAATMRAFEALGELSGRPLRFDAGSVMTAHPMGGCRISDDATAGVVDGAGQVHGCPGLYIADASVFPQPVGVPPSLSIAAWASHVAGRMTG is encoded by the coding sequence ATGACAAGGCTTGACAATGAATTTCAACACGATGCCGACGTCATCGTGATCGGCAGCGGGTTCGGCGGTTCCGTAGCGGCGTCGCGTCTGGTTGATGCCGGGAGGTCGGTACTGTTGCTGGAGCGCGGCCCGTGGCGGGATACAGTTCCGGTGCGGGAAGCCGGCATCACGAACACCAGGCCGTTGCCGCGCAACGGCGGCATAACGAGTGTGATACGTTCGCTGCATCCGCCGTTCGGACCGAAGCGCGGGATCAGGCTGAACAGGTCCGGTTTCCTGGACCTGTGGATCGGCCAGGGTGTCAAGGCCGTGTGTACCTCAGGGATGGGCGGGGGCAGCCATATCTGGGCCGCCATGCTGGAACAGCCCCCGGAGGGTTTCTGGAACGGGCGCGCCGCCGGGCTGAGTGATGATGTTCTGGCCGGCCATTACGACCGGACATTGCAGGAGTTGAAGGGCGTCCAACCGCCTGACCCTGCGCGGGTGCCCAACCACACCGACCACGCCTGGGCAGGGGAGGATTATTTCACTCCCCTGGGACCCGGTGAGCAGCCGCCAATGGCTGTCCTGTACCCGGAGCAGGACAGCGCCCCGCAACCACAAACCGATGAACACGGGATTGTGCGCATGCCCATGGATTTCCATAAGGAGCACGGCATGTTCGGCAGTCCGGACGGGTCCAAGTCCACCGTGGATGCGCTTTACCTGTTGCCGGCAATGCAAAAGGGCCTGGCCGTCAGGCCGATGCACGAAGTCCGGGCCATTTTCCGGCAAGGGAACGGGGGCTACCGCGTAAAAGTGCATGACCTGGATAAAAGGCGGGATCTCTTCTTTAGCGCGCCCGAAGTAGTGCTGGCGGCGGGCACCATGAATACCAACCACGTGCTGCTGCATTCATGCCGCAAGGGCGGTCTCGACGCACTGCCGGAGCTGGGCAAGGGGTTTGGCGCCAACGGCGACCTGATCGGTTCCTGGCCGGTTCCGGAGGATGGTTCCCGGGATTCCGTGCTGGGGCCGCCGGTGCACGGCCGCGTCAGGATAAAGGGGCATGAAGACAGCGCCTACGTCATCCTCGCCGCCGGTGACACGCCGCCGGTTCCCGGTTTCCTGTATGCAAAGGCCAGGGCAAAGGCCGGGCGGGCGTTTGACGTGGTGGCCATGTCGCAGGATGCGGCCGACGGGCTCGTCCGCATGGACAAGGGCCGGATGAAATTTTCGTTTTCGATGGACGGCTCACCCAGCTACGCGGCGACCATGCGCGCCTTCGAGGCGCTCGGTGAATTGTCCGGCCGTCCGCTCAGGTTTGATGCAGGAAGCGTAATGACCGCCCATCCCATGGGCGGTTGCCGTATCAGCGATGATGCGACGGCGGGTGTGGTGGACGGGGCGGGGCAGGTGCACGGGTGCCCCGGTCTGTATATCGCGGATGCGTCGGTGTTTCCGCAGCCGGTGGGTGTGCCGCCCTCGCTGAGTATTGCGGCGTGGGCGTCCCATGTGGCGGGGCGGATGACTGGATAG